The proteins below are encoded in one region of Micromonospora yangpuensis:
- a CDS encoding AAA family ATPase, giving the protein MAQPTTPDAPTPADGATPDGSAPQPTPDASGPQPGASGPRPYPGGAVPQTTPAQDATLVERALFEIKRVIVGQDRMVERMFVALLARGHCLLEGVPGVAKTLAVETMARVVGGSFARVQFTPDLVPADIMGTRIYRQSSEKFDVELGPVFVNFLLADEINRAPAKVQSALLEVMSERQVSIGGESHRVPDPFLVMATQNPIEQEGVYPLPEAQRDRFLMKIVVGYPTDAEEREIVYRMGVAPPVPAPVFTTTDLLTLQRKADQVFVHNALVDYAVRLVLATRTPAEHGMPDVAQLIQYGASPRASLGLVRATRALALLRGRDYALPQDVQDIAPDILRHRLVLSYDALADDVPADHVVHRVMSTIPLPSVAPRQQATPAPTGAPGSAGWPGQLP; this is encoded by the coding sequence GGGCGTCCGGCCCGCGGCCGTACCCGGGTGGAGCCGTACCGCAGACGACGCCGGCGCAGGACGCCACCCTGGTGGAGCGGGCGCTCTTCGAGATCAAGCGGGTGATCGTCGGACAGGACCGGATGGTCGAGCGGATGTTCGTCGCGCTGCTCGCCCGGGGGCACTGCCTCCTGGAGGGGGTGCCCGGGGTGGCCAAGACCCTCGCCGTGGAGACCATGGCCCGGGTGGTCGGTGGCTCCTTCGCCCGGGTGCAGTTCACGCCGGACCTGGTCCCCGCCGACATCATGGGCACCCGGATCTACCGGCAGTCAAGCGAGAAGTTCGACGTCGAGCTGGGGCCGGTGTTCGTCAACTTCCTGCTCGCCGACGAGATCAACCGGGCCCCGGCCAAGGTGCAGTCGGCCCTGCTGGAGGTGATGAGCGAGCGTCAGGTCTCCATCGGCGGCGAGTCCCACCGGGTGCCGGACCCGTTCCTGGTGATGGCCACCCAGAACCCGATCGAGCAGGAGGGCGTGTACCCGCTGCCGGAGGCGCAACGGGACCGGTTCCTGATGAAGATCGTGGTGGGGTATCCGACCGATGCCGAGGAGCGGGAGATCGTCTACCGGATGGGAGTGGCCCCGCCCGTGCCGGCGCCGGTCTTCACCACCACCGACCTGCTGACCCTGCAGCGCAAGGCGGATCAGGTATTCGTCCACAACGCACTCGTCGACTACGCGGTCCGGCTGGTGCTGGCCACCCGTACCCCGGCGGAGCACGGCATGCCCGACGTCGCGCAACTGATCCAGTACGGTGCCAGTCCGCGCGCCTCGCTCGGTCTGGTCCGGGCCACCCGCGCGTTGGCGTTGCTGCGGGGCCGCGACTACGCCCTGCCGCAGGACGTGCAGGACATCGCCCCCGACATTCTGCGCCACCGGCTGGTGCTCAGCTACGACGCGCTCGCCGACGACGTACCCGCCGACCACGTGGTGCACCGGGTGATGTCGACCATCCCGCTGCCGTCGGTGGCCCCCCGGCAACAGGCCACGCCGGCACCGACCGGCGCGCCGGGTAGTGCCGGTTGGCCCGGGCAGCTGCCGTGA